A single Lolium perenne isolate Kyuss_39 chromosome 6, Kyuss_2.0, whole genome shotgun sequence DNA region contains:
- the LOC127306815 gene encoding anaphase-promoting complex subunit 8 has translation MASSKENYRVELRAAARQLGDRCLYSAAKWAAELLVGIEPDAAAPSQPAAMDTPSSSGAGPGGRLLHLHRSGGSSFRRRMRPGGGGGSEAGTPLGGVSYVSTPIPDDDAFDAGADKYLLAKTYFDCREYRRAAHVLRGHVGRKAVFLRCYALYMAGEKRKDEETIELEGSLGKSNVVNQELVALERELSTYRRTGAIDSFGLYLYGIVLRDKGCEGLARTVLVESVNSYPWNWCAWLEIQSLCTTSDILNNLNLKNHWMKDFFIASAHLELKMHEEALKRYERLMGVFRCSDYIQAQIATVQYSMRELDDADMIFEELLRTDPFRVDSMDIYSNLLYAKESLTALSFLAHRVFLTDKYRPESCCIIANYYSLKGQHEKSVLYFQRALKLNRKYLSAWTLMGHEYVELKNTPAAIDAYRRAVDINPRDYRAWYGLGQIYEMMGMPFYALYYFRKSSHLQPNDARLWIAMAQCYESDPLQMIEEAIKCYERAANSNDTEGIALHQLAKLHSMLGQSEEAAFYYKKDVERMEVEERQGQNFVEALLFLAKHCKSIGRYEEAEHYCTRLLDYTGPEKETAKSMLQGIKREQSGFPSMDIDHFAL, from the exons ATGGCTTCCTCCAAGGAGAACTACCGCGTCGAGCTCCGAGCAGCCGCCCGCCAGCTCGGCGACCGCTGCCTCTACTCCGCCGCCAAATG GGCCGCCGAGCTGCTCGTCGGCATCGAGCCGGACGCCGCCGCGCCGTCCCAGCCGGCGGCGATGGACACCCCGTCCTCCTCGGGCGCCGGCCCCGGCGGGCGCCTGCTGCACCTGCACCGCAGCGGCGGGTCCAGCTTCCGCCGCCGCATGcggcccggcggcggcggcgggtccgAGGCCGGGACGCCGCTCGGCGGCGTGTCGTACGTCAGCACGCCCATCCCCGACGACGACGCCTTCGACGCGGGCGCCGACAAGTACCTGCTCGCCAAGACCTACTTCGACTGCCGCGAGTACCGCCGCGCCGCCCACGTCCTGCGCGGCCACGTCGGCCGCAAGGCCGTCTTCCTGCGCTGCTACGCCCTCTACATG GCTGGAGAAAAGCGGAAAGATGAAGAGACAATAGAGCTTGAAGGATCTTTGGGGAAGAGCAATGTTGTTAATCAGGAACTAGTTGCATTGGAGAGAGAGCTCTCTACATATCGGAGAACTGGCGCTATTGATTCGTTTGGCTTGTACTTGTATGGAATAGTTCTACGCGATAAAGGCTGTGAAGGTCTAGCTAGAACTGTTCTGGTGGAATCTGTCAATAGCTACCCCTGGAACTGGTGTGCTTGGTTAGAGATACAATCTTTGTGCACTACCAGTGATATTTTGAACAACTTAAATCTGAAGAATCACTGGATGAAAGATTTCTTCATTGCTAGTGCACATCTGGAGTTAAAGATGCATGAAGAAGCTTTGAAAAGATACGAGCGCTTGATGGGTGTCTTCCGTTGCAGTGATTACATTCAAGCTCAAATAGCAACTGTTCAGTATAGCATGAGGGAACTGGATGATGCTGACATGatttttgaagaactcctcagaACTGATCCTTTTCGTGTGGATTCTATGGATATTTACTCAAATTTATTGTATGCCAAGGAAAGCTTGACTGCTTTGAGTTTCCTTGCTCACAGAGTATTTTTGACAGATAAATATCGTCCAGAATCTTGCTGCATAATTGCAAATTACTACAGTTTGAAGGGGCAGCATGAGAAGTCAGTTTTGTATTTCCAGAGGGCACTAAAGCTTAACCGCAAGTACCTCTCAGCTTGGACTCTCATGGGACATGAGTATGTTGAGTTGAAAAATACACCTGCTGCAATTGATGCCTACAGGAGAGCTGTTGATATAAATCCGAGGGATTACCGTGCTTGGTATGGTCTTGGTCAGATCTATGAGATGATGGGAATGCCATTTTATGCACTGTACTACTTCCGAAAATCATCTCACCTACAACCTAATGATGCTCGACTGTGGATTGCTATGGCTCAGTGCTATGAAAGTGACCCACTTCAAATGATTGAAGAAGCTATCAAGTGCTATGAGAGGGCTGCAAATAGTAATGACACTGAAGGAATAGCACTACATCAGTTAGCAAAGTTGCACAGTATGCTTGGGCAATCTGAGGAGGCTGCATTTTACTACAAGAAGGATGTAGAGAGAATGGAAGTTGAGGAAAGGCAGGGCCAGAACTTTGTCGAAGCCTTGCTTTTCCTTGCAAAGCATTGCAAGAGCATCGGCAGGTATGAGGAAGCAGAACACTATTGCACAAGACTCTTGGATTACACCGGCCCT GAAAAGGAGACTGCAAAAAGTATGTTACAAGGGATAAAACGAGAGCAATCGGGATTTCCTTCAATGGATATTGATCATTTTGCATTGTAA